The following coding sequences lie in one Sorghum bicolor cultivar BTx623 chromosome 6, Sorghum_bicolor_NCBIv3, whole genome shotgun sequence genomic window:
- the LOC8082546 gene encoding uncharacterized protein LOC8082546, translated as MTAREFSRAPRERPGLLLTFSADRGVKPKGRNQPRPEPTFTPSLGLWTNTCLPIVVVFLNQLMAHHGQDLGGAPGPLGFDREEERLVAMAALPSLFCVLVNPKDLTGNEDLDTRYQEVADKVRKDDKRSCRGIKNLDAAITANTGERQATGFVVAANDTTLRVLTCAHVIDDIFTVDNHNQFNLEEVNALFRFDVHCYHHEVNVRTRLINQKISERLRFPTQTRVIALDTQKDLMVLEFDVGYLCDRDETDVGGARTWCEAMHPVIHRADADPSKMQKMVLAGWPPQRAGSCAIGQVSFCHWTYDAITAVNFKGYTMRLLEIPGMVADNGFSGAPVLNGAGQYVGVFHGVFNLSTGYAICSQDVRDFLQEHNVLVWEPNDAEEA; from the exons ATGACCGCTCGGGAATTTTCACGAGCACCTAGGGAGCGCCCCGGTCTCCTCCTTACCTTCTCTGCTGATCGGGGCGTGAAGCCCAAAGGCCGGAATCAGCCCCGTCCGGAGCCCACCTTCACTCCTAGCCTTGGACTTTGGACTAATACATGCTTGCCGATTGTTGTTGTTTTTCTAAATCAGCTAATGGCGCATCATGGCCAAGACTTGGGAGGAGCACCAGGACCTCTTGGCTTCGACAGAGAGGAAGAGCGTCTGGTTGCCATGGCAGCACTACCTTCACTGTTCTGTGTTCTTGTTAATCCTAAGGACTTGACGGGCAATGAGGATCTCGATACAAGATACCAAGAAGTTGCAGACAAAGTGCGGAAAGATGATAAAAGGAGCTGTCGTGGTATCAAAAATCTTGATGCTGCTATCACAGCTAACACAGGAGAGAGGCAAGCAACTGGTTTTGTGGTGGCAGCCAATGACACTACTCTGAGGGTCCTTACATGCGCCCATGTCATTGACGACATTTTTACAGTAGACAACCATAACCAGTTCAATCTTGAAGAAGTGAACGCCCTGTTTAGGTTTGATGTTCACTGTTATCACCATGAGGTAAATGTTCGCACAAGGCTCATCAATCAGAAAATATCTGAGCGCCTCAGATTTCCTACTCAGACACGAGTTATTGCTCTGGATACTCAGAAGGATTTGATGGTTCTCGAGTTTGATGTTGGATATCTGTGTGACAGAGATGAGACAGATGTGGGAGGTGCGAGGACCTGGTGCGAAGCCATGCATCCAGTTATCCATAGAGCTGATGCAGATCCTAGCAAGATGCAGAAGATGGTCCTAGCTGGGTGGCCACCTCAAAGAGCTGGTTCTTGTGCCATTGGGCAAGTTTCCTTTTGTCATTGGACATATGATGCCATCACTGCGGTAAATTTTAAGGGATACACCATGAGGCTGTTAGAGATTCCTGGTATGGTAGCTGACAACGGATTCTCTGGCGCCCCTGTTCTAAATGGCGCCGGCCAATATGTGGGTGTTTTTCATGGTGTATTTAATCTTTCCACTGGATATGCTATATGTTCACAGGATGTGAGGGACTTTCTTCAGGAACACAACGTG TTGGTTTGGGAGCCCAACGATGCCGAGGAAGCTTAG
- the LOC8082548 gene encoding auxin-induced protein 10A5 translates to MCKVAITIPSLVWLRRAVRRWRSRGRAADASGFSSSSPRPCTAVPAGHVAVCVEAAGGSGSGSTRRFVVRVAHLSHPAFRELLRQAEEEYGFPAAPGPVALPCDEDHFLDVLHRVSSSGTTASSCCGLATRRCARGESRPLLQGRIMAVDQKLAW, encoded by the coding sequence ATGTGCAAGGTGGCGATCACGATTCCGTCCCTCGTGTGGCTGCGCCGCGCCGTGCGGCGGTGGCGGTcccgtggccgcgccgcggATGCCTCcggcttctcctcctcctccccgcgTCCCTGCACCGCGGTGCCGGCGGGGCACGTGGCGGTGTGCGTGGAGGCCGCCGGCGgatccggctccggctccaccAGGCGGTTCGTGGTGCGGGTGGCGCACCTCAGCCACCCGGCGTTCCGGGAGCTGCTGCGGCAGGCGGAGGAGGAGTACGGCTTCCCGGCGGCCCCCGGGCCCGTCGCGCTTCCCTGCGACGAGGACCACTTCCTCGACGTCCTCCACCGCGTGTCCTCTTCgggcaccaccgcctcctcctgcTGCGGCCTCGCCACGCGGCGGTGCGCGCGCGGCGAGTCGCGGCCGCTGCTGCAAGGAAGAATAATGGCTGTGGATCAGAAGCTCGCctggtga
- the LOC8082547 gene encoding auxin-induced protein 15A produces the protein MCKAVITLSSLVWLRHTLRRWRSRAAVPAGHVAVSVRGGGDGDGAALGPRRFVVRVARLGHPAFRDLLRQAEEEYGFPAGPGPITLPCDEGHFLDVLSRVSSSVASCGLRRCARGESRPLLQGRMAVDHNLVW, from the coding sequence ATGTGCAAGGCGGTGATCACGCTCTCGTCGCTCGTCTGGCTGCGCCACACGCTGCGGCGGTGGCGGTCCCGCGCCGCGGTTCCGGCGGGGCACGTCGCGGTGTCCGTgcgaggcggcggcgacggcgacggggcGGCGTTGGGGCCGAGGCGGTTCGTGGTGCGGGTGGCGCGCCTCGGCCACCCGGCGTTCCGGGACCTGCTGCGGCAGGCTGAGGAGGAGTACGGCTTCCCGGCGGGTCCCGGACCGATCACGCTCCCCTGCGACGAGGGCCACTTCCTCGACGTCCTCAGCCGCGTGTCCTCGTCGGTCGCCTCCTGCGGCCTCCGTCGGTGCGCGCGCGGCGAGTCCCGGCCGCTGCTGCAGGGGAGAATGGCCGTGGATCACAACCTCGTCTGGTGA